One region of Salinibacterium sp. TMP30 genomic DNA includes:
- a CDS encoding GNAT family N-acetyltransferase has protein sequence MQIRSATAADAGAVFELLKQLGTEYAPDRAAFDASFAHAVEDQAATLLLVAEKPSFGVVGYAFATIAHLLHTNGSSAQLQELVVDSSVQSSGIGTRLVEAVEAVCLERGVRQLTVPSRGSADFFERIGYRSTADFLKRVFD, from the coding sequence ATGCAGATACGGTCTGCGACCGCCGCCGATGCTGGCGCAGTCTTCGAACTCCTCAAGCAGCTAGGTACCGAATATGCGCCGGACCGTGCGGCGTTTGACGCGAGTTTTGCGCACGCTGTGGAGGATCAGGCCGCCACGCTCCTGCTGGTCGCCGAGAAGCCTAGTTTTGGCGTTGTTGGCTATGCTTTTGCGACCATCGCGCACCTGCTCCACACCAATGGAAGCTCTGCGCAGCTACAAGAGCTCGTTGTAGACAGTTCAGTTCAGAGCTCGGGTATCGGAACACGACTTGTTGAGGCTGTCGAGGCAGTGTGCCTCGAGCGCGGCGTTAGACAGCTCACGGTTCCGAGCCGCGGATCGGCTGACTTCTTTGAGCGAATCGGCTACCGCTCAACCGCCGATTTTCTCAAGCGCGTTTTCGACTAA
- the hisD gene encoding histidinol dehydrogenase, whose protein sequence is MSLNTIDLRAATLSRAELSRVIPRAQMDVSAASATAFNLIEDVRERGEQALLDQAERLDRVRPDRVRIHADEITRATRALEPAVRDALELAIDRVRTASKAQVPPPIMTELGDGAEIVQRWQPVNRVGLYVPGGKAVYPSSVIMNVVPAQVAGVSSVALASPPQRNFGGAVHPTILGAAGLLGVDEVYAMGGAGAIAAFAYGIPDLGLDPVDIITGPGNVYVAAAKRAVRGMVGIDSEAGPTEILIIADANADPQLVAADLLSQAEHDELAAAVLVTDSEELADAVRIELAAQLALTLHSERAGIALDGQQSAIVLVSDMVAAAALSNAYGPEHLEIQTEESGTVMDMIDNAGAIFLGAQSPVSLGDYLAGSNHVLPTGGQSRFSSGLGAYTFLRPQQVIRYGHEALRALEPHIVALSSAEDLPAHGAAVSARFRNN, encoded by the coding sequence ATGTCGCTGAATACAATTGACCTTCGTGCCGCCACTCTGAGCCGCGCCGAACTTTCCCGTGTCATCCCTCGTGCTCAAATGGATGTTTCCGCCGCTTCTGCTACGGCGTTTAACCTCATTGAGGACGTCCGCGAGCGCGGAGAGCAGGCTCTGCTCGACCAAGCTGAGCGGCTAGATCGGGTGCGCCCTGATCGAGTGCGTATCCACGCTGATGAGATCACTCGCGCGACCCGCGCTCTCGAGCCCGCTGTGCGCGACGCGCTCGAACTTGCCATCGATCGCGTTCGCACCGCGAGCAAGGCCCAAGTTCCGCCACCGATCATGACTGAACTCGGCGATGGTGCCGAAATCGTGCAGCGATGGCAACCCGTCAACCGAGTCGGACTCTATGTTCCGGGTGGCAAGGCGGTCTACCCGTCGAGCGTGATTATGAACGTTGTGCCTGCGCAGGTCGCTGGCGTTTCTTCGGTGGCTCTCGCCTCACCCCCTCAGCGCAACTTTGGGGGAGCGGTGCATCCGACAATCCTTGGCGCGGCAGGACTATTGGGGGTCGATGAGGTTTACGCGATGGGTGGTGCAGGCGCCATTGCTGCTTTCGCCTACGGAATCCCCGATTTGGGTCTCGATCCCGTTGATATTATTACGGGCCCGGGAAACGTCTACGTTGCGGCTGCCAAGCGTGCGGTGCGTGGCATGGTCGGTATAGATTCCGAAGCTGGGCCAACCGAAATCTTGATTATTGCGGATGCGAACGCTGATCCTCAACTGGTGGCTGCGGACTTGCTGAGTCAGGCAGAGCACGATGAACTTGCTGCTGCGGTCTTAGTCACCGACTCCGAAGAACTTGCGGATGCCGTGCGCATCGAGCTTGCCGCGCAGCTCGCGCTGACCCTGCACTCCGAGCGCGCAGGCATCGCCCTCGACGGCCAACAGTCCGCCATAGTCTTGGTGAGCGACATGGTGGCCGCTGCGGCGCTGAGTAACGCCTACGGCCCTGAGCACCTGGAGATTCAGACCGAAGAGTCCGGCACCGTCATGGACATGATTGACAATGCTGGGGCAATTTTCCTCGGTGCGCAATCGCCCGTTAGCCTTGGTGACTATCTTGCTGGATCGAACCATGTGCTTCCAACGGGAGGTCAGTCGCGATTCTCCTCGGGACTCGGCGCGTACACGTTCTTGCGCCCACAGCAGGTAATCCGTTACGGACACGAGGCGCTTCGCGCACTTGAGCCACACATTGTTGCCCTCAGTTCTGCGGAAGATCTGCCTGCTCATGGCGCGGCGGTGAGTGCGCGGTTCCGCAATAACTAA
- the ctaD gene encoding cytochrome c oxidase subunit I, whose protein sequence is MSVEHKGNVLVNWVTSTDHKTIGYMYLITSFFYFLLGGVMALVIRAQLFEPGLSVVATGEQYNQLFTMHGTIMLLMFATPLFAGFANVLMPLQIGAPDVAFPRLNAFAYWLYSFGSLIAVAGFLTPQGAASFGWFAYAPLSSTTFSPGLGGNLWVFGLTMSGFGTILGAVNFITTIITMRAPGMTMFRMPIFTWNTLVTSLLILMAFPVLAAALFGLGADRVVGAHIYDPANGGVILWQHLFWFFGHPEVYIIALPFFGIVSEVFPVFSRKPIFGYSTLIYATISIAALSVTVWAHHMYVTGSVLLPFFSLMTMLIAVPTGVKIFNWVGTLWRGSITFETPMLWALGFLVTFTFGGLTGVILASPPLDFHVSDTYFVVAHFHYVVFGTVVFAMFSGFYFWWPKWTGKMLNERLGKIHFWLLFIGFHTTFLIQHWAGVVALPRRYRTYLEEDGVTWMNQVSTIGAFLLAVSMIPFLYNVYITARRAPKVTVDDPWGYGRSLEWATSCPPPRHNFTSIPRIRSESPAFDLNHPEAGIAVGIGPGKDAPEAPVYDLADEKVK, encoded by the coding sequence ATGAGCGTCGAACATAAGGGCAATGTCTTGGTGAACTGGGTCACCTCGACAGACCACAAAACGATCGGGTACATGTACCTGATCACCTCCTTCTTCTACTTCCTTCTCGGTGGCGTGATGGCACTTGTCATTCGCGCTCAGCTTTTTGAACCGGGTTTGTCAGTTGTTGCTACCGGTGAGCAGTACAACCAGTTGTTCACGATGCATGGCACGATCATGCTGCTGATGTTCGCAACCCCGCTATTCGCTGGCTTCGCGAACGTGCTTATGCCACTCCAAATCGGAGCGCCTGATGTTGCCTTCCCGCGACTCAACGCATTCGCCTACTGGCTTTACAGTTTCGGCTCGCTGATTGCGGTCGCCGGGTTCCTTACCCCTCAGGGTGCAGCATCTTTCGGTTGGTTTGCCTACGCTCCGCTTTCAAGCACCACATTCTCTCCCGGGCTCGGCGGAAACCTGTGGGTATTCGGCCTGACGATGAGTGGATTCGGAACGATCCTCGGTGCCGTGAACTTCATCACGACCATCATTACAATGCGTGCACCCGGAATGACGATGTTCCGCATGCCAATCTTCACGTGGAACACTCTCGTTACTTCGCTGCTCATTCTTATGGCATTCCCGGTTCTTGCTGCTGCCCTCTTCGGTCTCGGTGCAGATCGAGTCGTTGGTGCCCATATTTACGATCCGGCAAATGGTGGGGTGATCCTCTGGCAGCACTTGTTCTGGTTCTTTGGTCACCCCGAGGTATACATCATTGCCCTTCCGTTCTTTGGAATCGTCTCAGAAGTCTTCCCGGTATTCAGCCGTAAACCGATCTTCGGTTACTCGACCCTGATTTATGCGACGATCTCGATTGCGGCGCTTTCAGTCACGGTCTGGGCTCACCACATGTATGTCACCGGATCGGTATTGCTGCCGTTCTTCTCGCTCATGACGATGCTTATCGCGGTGCCCACCGGCGTCAAGATATTCAACTGGGTCGGCACACTGTGGCGAGGCTCAATTACCTTTGAGACACCCATGTTGTGGGCACTCGGCTTCCTCGTGACCTTCACTTTCGGTGGACTTACCGGCGTAATCCTCGCGAGCCCACCGCTCGACTTCCACGTGTCTGACACCTACTTTGTCGTCGCGCACTTCCACTACGTAGTTTTCGGAACGGTCGTCTTTGCGATGTTCAGTGGCTTCTACTTCTGGTGGCCCAAGTGGACCGGAAAGATGCTCAACGAGCGTCTCGGAAAGATCCACTTCTGGTTGCTGTTCATTGGTTTCCACACCACGTTCCTCATCCAGCACTGGGCCGGAGTTGTCGCTCTGCCTCGTCGATACCGCACCTACCTCGAAGAGGATGGCGTGACGTGGATGAACCAGGTTTCCACGATCGGAGCATTCTTGCTCGCTGTGTCGATGATTCCGTTCCTCTATAACGTGTATATCACCGCACGCAGGGCACCGAAGGTTACCGTCGACGACCCGTGGGGCTACGGTCGCTCACTCGAGTGGGCAACCAGCTGCCCGCCGCCGCGCCACAACTTCACCTCCATTCCGCGAATTCGTTCAGAGTCCCCGGCATTCGATCTGAATCATCCCGAGGCAGGTATCGCGGTTGGTATCGGTCCAGGCAAAGATGCGCCGGAGGCGCCAGTTTATGATCTCGCAGACGAGAAGGTGAAATAG
- the nrdR gene encoding transcriptional regulator NrdR, with protein sequence MYCPFCRHPDSRVVDSRTSDDGLSIRRRRQCPECGRRFSTTETASLNVIKRNGVVESFSREKIVSGVRKACQGRPVTDTDLAVLAQKVEEAIRATGAAQVDANEIGLAILSPLRDLDEVAYLRFASVYQAFDSLDDFDAAISQLRLDHDTTS encoded by the coding sequence ATGTATTGCCCTTTTTGTAGGCATCCCGATAGCAGGGTTGTTGATTCCCGCACAAGCGATGACGGCCTTTCGATTCGCCGCCGCCGTCAGTGCCCCGAGTGTGGGCGACGATTCTCGACGACTGAGACGGCCTCGCTCAACGTAATCAAGCGCAACGGCGTCGTTGAGTCGTTTAGCCGTGAGAAAATCGTCAGCGGTGTGCGTAAGGCGTGCCAGGGGCGACCAGTCACCGATACTGATCTTGCAGTGCTCGCACAGAAGGTCGAAGAAGCGATTCGCGCGACGGGCGCCGCCCAGGTTGACGCAAATGAAATCGGCTTGGCCATTCTTTCGCCATTGCGTGACCTCGACGAGGTTGCCTATTTGCGCTTCGCGAGCGTCTACCAAGCCTTCGATTCACTCGACGACTTTGATGCTGCAATAAGCCAGCTCCGTTTGGATCACGACACCACTAGTTAG
- a CDS encoding DUF3043 domain-containing protein, with product MATASSNNSNSTPDSPGDNESVTGKGRPTPTRKEREAANLRPLVSDDRKEARRQARTKMQAERERARVGMANGEEKYLPARDRGPQKRFVRDYVDARFSVGELLVPAMFVVIILTLFPQPEVQVFGLFALWGFFIVATIDAVLLGLRLRRKITEKFGESRAEKVRWYAAMRSLQLRIMRLPKPQVKRRQYPS from the coding sequence GTGGCAACAGCATCTTCGAACAACAGCAACTCGACTCCCGACTCTCCGGGTGACAACGAAAGTGTCACGGGCAAGGGCCGCCCCACCCCCACTCGCAAAGAACGCGAAGCCGCCAATTTGCGCCCACTCGTCTCTGACGACCGCAAGGAAGCCCGTCGTCAAGCCCGTACGAAAATGCAGGCAGAACGAGAACGTGCCCGCGTTGGCATGGCGAACGGTGAAGAGAAGTACTTGCCAGCTAGGGATCGTGGCCCGCAGAAACGATTTGTTCGTGACTACGTAGACGCGCGCTTCAGCGTTGGTGAACTTCTGGTCCCCGCCATGTTCGTAGTTATCATCTTGACTCTTTTCCCTCAGCCAGAGGTGCAGGTCTTTGGACTATTTGCACTGTGGGGCTTCTTCATAGTGGCGACCATCGACGCAGTCCTGCTTGGACTGCGTCTGCGCCGCAAAATTACCGAGAAGTTTGGCGAATCACGCGCTGAGAAGGTGCGCTGGTACGCTGCGATGCGATCGCTTCAGTTACGCATCATGCGACTGCCGAAGCCGCAGGTCAAGCGCAGACAGTACCCCAGCTAG
- the coxB gene encoding cytochrome c oxidase subunit II translates to MFFERSQVRSNRRIRLAAIPIALVTMLVLAGCSQDQLQGYLPGSPDTTNHTSSIIGLWVTSWIVLLIVGAITWGLIIWAAVVYRRRRGQTGLPVQLRYNMPIEIFYTIVPLILVIGFFAFTARDQAQIEKVEVNPDVSIEVIGKRWAWDFNYIDENVYSPGVQADFNPDGTINVDDLPQLVLPVDKKVEIKIESRDVIHSFWVVDFLYKKDMIPGKTNYMYFIPTKEGTYQGKCAELCGENHSLMLFTVKVVSETEYEDYIEGQRAAGYEGQLGIDYNVNQNLPGNGSSNEE, encoded by the coding sequence GTGTTCTTCGAGAGGTCACAGGTGCGCTCTAACCGCCGAATTCGATTGGCTGCGATTCCCATCGCTCTGGTTACGATGCTGGTCTTGGCCGGTTGTTCTCAGGATCAGCTTCAGGGTTATCTGCCAGGAAGTCCTGACACGACCAACCACACGAGCAGCATCATAGGGTTGTGGGTTACGTCGTGGATCGTGCTTCTGATCGTGGGCGCTATCACCTGGGGCCTCATCATTTGGGCCGCTGTTGTCTACCGCCGCCGTCGCGGCCAGACCGGGCTTCCCGTTCAATTGCGCTACAACATGCCGATCGAGATTTTCTACACGATCGTGCCTCTGATTCTGGTAATCGGCTTCTTCGCCTTCACCGCTCGAGACCAAGCGCAGATCGAAAAGGTCGAGGTAAACCCCGATGTTTCGATCGAGGTCATTGGAAAGCGTTGGGCGTGGGACTTCAACTACATTGACGAAAATGTTTACAGCCCCGGAGTCCAAGCAGACTTCAACCCCGATGGCACAATTAATGTTGATGACTTGCCGCAGTTGGTCCTCCCTGTCGACAAGAAGGTCGAGATCAAGATCGAATCACGCGACGTGATTCACTCTTTCTGGGTGGTTGACTTCTTGTACAAGAAGGACATGATCCCCGGCAAGACCAACTACATGTACTTCATTCCGACGAAGGAAGGTACCTATCAGGGCAAGTGTGCGGAGTTGTGTGGTGAGAACCACTCGCTCATGCTCTTCACTGTAAAGGTCGTCTCCGAAACCGAGTACGAGGACTACATCGAAGGTCAGCGTGCGGCTGGCTACGAAGGTCAACTCGGCATTGACTACAACGTCAACCAGAATTTGCCCGGCAACGGCAGCAGCAACGAGGAATAG
- a CDS encoding cytochrome c oxidase subunit 4, whose protein sequence is MKANVKLYWILTVFFFVVAALYTGWSLIDQAHQRVEWAGTIALALSGLLWALIAFYLGKVHDAQGGELAEDRLDANIEDGDAEQGHYSPWSWWPIVLAAAVSLVFLGVAVGAWIAFIGGGILIVSLVGWTYEYYRGYFAR, encoded by the coding sequence ATGAAGGCGAATGTAAAGCTCTACTGGATTCTGACCGTATTCTTCTTCGTCGTTGCGGCCCTCTACACAGGTTGGTCGCTCATTGACCAGGCACACCAGCGTGTCGAGTGGGCGGGCACGATTGCACTTGCTCTCAGCGGACTGCTGTGGGCTCTCATCGCCTTCTACCTCGGCAAAGTTCATGACGCGCAAGGTGGTGAACTCGCAGAGGACCGTCTCGACGCAAACATTGAAGACGGCGATGCTGAGCAAGGACATTACAGCCCGTGGAGCTGGTGGCCCATTGTGCTCGCCGCAGCCGTCTCACTCGTATTCTTAGGTGTTGCGGTTGGAGCGTGGATCGCGTTTATTGGTGGCGGAATTCTCATCGTAAGCCTCGTAGGGTGGACGTATGAGTACTACCGCGGATACTTCGCACGCTAA
- a CDS encoding ubiquinol-cytochrome c reductase cytochrome b subunit, which produces MTTTPTQEVQQKSRGQRFTSAAANYIDERTSISGLVKEVGRKIFPDHWSFMLGEVALYSFIVILLSGTFLTFFFQASMVEVEYDGSYAPLKGIEMSAAMASTLDISFDIRGGLLMRQVHHWAALLFVAAIGLHMLRVYFTGAFRKPREINWFIGFVLFILAMAEGFTGYSLPDDLLSGNGLRIIDGMVKGIPVIGTWISYLLFGGEFPGVDIVSRLYILHIMLLPAIIIAAIGVHMLLLVINKHTQFAGPGRTNDNVVGSPVMPGFAAKAGGFFFIVFGVITLIASTFSINPVWVYGPYDPSPVSAGTQPDWYIGFADGALRLVPPGWEFVWLGHLWSFNIIAPLVILGLFIAIVAFYPFIEAWVTGDKREHHIADRPRNAPTRTAIGAAGVTFYAVLWAAASSDLIATHFKLTIEGVIHACQALLIFGPIIAYFLTKRICLGLQKKDREIALHGYESGRIVRLPHGEYIEVHEQLSEYERWKLVNYTDYKPLMIRPNAEGKISTGQRIRASASRWFFEDRIAPVSRREIEQSQDEHH; this is translated from the coding sequence GTCGCGCGGACAGCGCTTCACTTCAGCTGCAGCGAACTACATCGATGAGCGCACCAGCATCTCTGGCCTCGTCAAAGAGGTAGGCCGCAAAATCTTCCCCGACCACTGGTCGTTTATGCTCGGAGAGGTCGCTCTCTACAGCTTTATCGTGATCCTGCTCTCGGGAACCTTCCTGACGTTCTTCTTCCAGGCATCCATGGTTGAGGTCGAATACGACGGTTCATACGCACCCCTGAAGGGTATTGAGATGTCTGCCGCTATGGCTTCGACACTCGATATCTCCTTCGACATTCGCGGTGGCCTCCTCATGCGACAGGTACACCACTGGGCAGCGCTGCTGTTCGTGGCCGCCATTGGACTTCACATGCTTCGTGTGTACTTTACCGGTGCATTCCGCAAGCCACGAGAAATCAACTGGTTCATCGGATTCGTTCTCTTCATCCTCGCAATGGCCGAAGGTTTCACCGGTTACTCGCTCCCCGATGACCTGCTTTCCGGAAACGGTCTGCGCATCATCGACGGAATGGTCAAGGGAATTCCGGTTATCGGAACCTGGATCTCCTACCTTCTGTTTGGTGGAGAGTTCCCCGGCGTCGACATCGTCAGCCGCTTGTATATTCTGCACATCATGTTGTTGCCGGCGATCATCATCGCGGCAATTGGTGTACACATGCTATTACTCGTAATCAACAAGCACACGCAGTTCGCTGGCCCCGGTCGTACCAACGACAACGTCGTTGGATCCCCCGTGATGCCTGGCTTCGCGGCCAAGGCTGGTGGATTCTTCTTTATCGTGTTCGGGGTAATCACGCTGATCGCGTCAACGTTCTCGATCAACCCGGTCTGGGTTTATGGACCGTACGACCCCTCCCCTGTTTCTGCAGGTACGCAGCCTGACTGGTACATCGGTTTCGCCGACGGAGCACTCCGGCTTGTGCCACCAGGTTGGGAATTCGTATGGCTCGGTCACTTGTGGTCGTTCAACATCATCGCGCCACTAGTCATCCTGGGATTGTTTATCGCGATCGTGGCCTTCTACCCGTTCATTGAAGCGTGGGTTACCGGCGACAAGCGTGAACACCACATTGCCGACCGCCCTCGCAACGCCCCGACGCGTACCGCTATCGGTGCTGCTGGTGTCACCTTCTACGCAGTCCTTTGGGCCGCGGCCAGTTCCGACCTGATAGCAACGCACTTCAAGCTGACTATTGAGGGTGTCATCCACGCCTGCCAGGCGTTACTCATCTTCGGACCGATCATCGCCTACTTCCTCACGAAGCGCATATGTCTGGGTCTGCAGAAGAAGGATCGGGAGATCGCACTGCACGGTTACGAGTCAGGACGAATCGTGCGCCTTCCGCACGGTGAGTACATCGAAGTTCACGAACAGCTCAGCGAGTACGAGCGCTGGAAGCTAGTCAACTACACCGATTACAAGCCGTTGATGATTCGCCCGAATGCTGAGGGAAAAATCTCGACGGGTCAGCGCATCCGAGCATCCGCTTCACGCTGGTTCTTCGAAGACCGCATCGCGCCCGTATCACGGCGTGAAATCGAACAATCACAGGACGAGCACCACTAG
- a CDS encoding dipeptidase, with protein MTHTPQPTSASNTPDPLLDSLSEAIIAAMPATIAELSALVRIPSVSWDGFDPGQVQRSAEAAKALIESIGVFDAVELARAPIDETTLGHPALLATRKAKNGKPTILLYAHHDVQPPGQDADWDSPPFEPTVRGDRLYGRGAADDKAGIMAHVAAIRAFVAIVGDDFDLGLVAFFEGEEEFGSRSFANFITENREKLAADVIVVADSDNWDINTPSLTVGLRGNVTFKLTVSTLAHASHSGMFGGAVPDAMLATIKLLATLHDETGAVAVDGLTGRDGQRPEYSEEKLRHEAGLLGGVSSVGTGSILGRLWDKPSITITGIDAPTVMNASNTLAPSITVKLSARIAPGQDPNDAFTALQAHLEANAPFGAHLEISDIDRGSPFLVDTSGWAVEVVKTAMHEAWGNEPLETGIGGSIPFISDLVEVFPEAQILVTGVEDPESRAHSPNESLHLGVFKRAILTEALLLAKLERRA; from the coding sequence ATGACTCACACGCCGCAGCCGACGTCCGCATCGAACACTCCAGATCCTTTACTCGATTCCCTCTCTGAGGCCATTATCGCGGCAATGCCGGCAACGATTGCGGAGCTATCGGCCCTGGTGCGGATTCCGTCGGTGTCCTGGGATGGTTTCGATCCTGGGCAGGTGCAGCGCAGCGCAGAGGCAGCTAAGGCCCTGATCGAGAGCATCGGCGTTTTTGACGCTGTCGAGCTTGCGCGTGCGCCCATTGATGAGACGACGCTCGGCCATCCGGCTCTTCTTGCTACGCGCAAGGCGAAGAATGGCAAGCCAACGATTCTTCTGTACGCCCATCATGATGTGCAGCCTCCCGGTCAGGATGCGGATTGGGATTCGCCCCCCTTTGAGCCGACCGTGCGCGGCGACCGGTTGTATGGCCGAGGTGCCGCTGATGACAAGGCAGGAATCATGGCTCACGTTGCGGCGATCCGCGCGTTCGTCGCCATTGTCGGCGACGATTTTGATCTTGGCCTCGTGGCCTTCTTTGAGGGCGAAGAAGAATTCGGCTCGCGTTCGTTTGCCAACTTCATCACGGAGAACCGCGAAAAACTTGCCGCCGATGTGATCGTCGTTGCGGATTCCGACAACTGGGACATCAACACGCCGTCACTGACTGTAGGACTGCGCGGGAACGTCACTTTCAAGCTCACGGTGTCGACGCTCGCGCACGCATCACATTCAGGCATGTTTGGGGGAGCGGTGCCGGATGCGATGCTCGCTACTATCAAGCTCCTTGCGACTTTGCACGATGAGACCGGTGCTGTTGCCGTTGACGGTCTTACTGGTCGCGATGGACAGAGACCCGAGTACAGCGAAGAGAAACTGCGACATGAAGCAGGTTTACTTGGGGGCGTTTCCTCGGTGGGCACCGGCAGCATCCTCGGCAGGCTGTGGGACAAACCGTCCATTACGATAACCGGCATCGATGCGCCGACAGTGATGAACGCATCCAACACTCTGGCTCCGAGCATCACGGTCAAGCTCAGCGCGCGTATTGCGCCAGGTCAGGACCCTAACGATGCGTTCACGGCGCTGCAGGCTCACCTTGAAGCCAATGCTCCTTTTGGGGCGCACCTCGAAATCTCGGATATTGACCGCGGCAGCCCATTTCTTGTTGATACCAGCGGTTGGGCGGTTGAGGTTGTCAAGACCGCGATGCATGAGGCGTGGGGCAACGAACCCCTCGAGACCGGAATTGGCGGTTCGATCCCTTTTATCTCTGACCTCGTCGAGGTTTTTCCTGAAGCCCAGATTTTAGTGACGGGAGTGGAAGACCCTGAGTCGCGCGCTCATAGCCCGAATGAGTCCTTGCATCTCGGTGTTTTCAAACGTGCCATCCTCACCGAGGCTCTGCTGCTCGCAAAGTTGGAACGTCGGGCGTAG
- a CDS encoding quinone-dependent dihydroorotate dehydrogenase: MYDFFFRTVLKRLDPEFAHSLAFAVIRVLPVVGIGRLLQRTPDPVLRVDTLGLSFDSPFGVAAGFDKSGVGIQGLGQLGFSHIEVGTITALPQPGNPKPRLFRLVADRGAINRMGFNNAGAAAASSVIERARRRAQRPVIGVNIGKSRVVAVENAVADYLTSARALAPLADYLVVNVSSPNTPGLRGLQEIDKLKPLLMAVKSAAGETPVLVKIAPDVTDDEAASIARLAVEELDGIIATNTTVSRKGLKTAPGIVEAAGAGGVSGKPVAARSLELLRVIRAVVPAEFCVISVGGVETAEDVAERLREGATLVQGYTGFIYRGPLWARTINRRLATILRSERAAE, translated from the coding sequence ATGTATGACTTCTTCTTCCGCACCGTTCTCAAGCGACTTGACCCCGAGTTTGCTCATTCACTCGCGTTTGCCGTGATCCGAGTGCTTCCGGTAGTAGGGATTGGGCGCCTGCTGCAGCGCACTCCAGACCCAGTGCTTCGAGTAGACACCCTAGGTTTGAGCTTTGACTCCCCATTTGGAGTGGCGGCCGGTTTCGACAAATCTGGCGTTGGCATCCAAGGATTGGGTCAGCTGGGCTTCAGTCATATTGAGGTGGGAACGATTACCGCCCTCCCGCAGCCAGGAAACCCCAAACCGCGACTCTTTCGTCTTGTCGCGGATCGCGGTGCCATCAACCGGATGGGGTTCAATAACGCGGGTGCTGCCGCAGCGTCTAGCGTGATTGAGCGTGCACGACGGCGAGCACAGCGACCGGTCATTGGCGTCAATATTGGTAAGTCTCGAGTTGTGGCTGTCGAGAACGCTGTCGCCGACTACCTCACGAGCGCTCGCGCGCTTGCGCCGCTCGCTGATTACCTCGTCGTCAACGTGAGTTCCCCGAATACGCCGGGGCTTCGCGGGCTTCAGGAGATAGACAAGCTGAAGCCGCTGCTTATGGCCGTGAAATCTGCCGCCGGGGAGACACCGGTGCTCGTCAAAATTGCGCCGGACGTTACGGATGACGAGGCTGCGTCAATCGCGCGGCTTGCAGTCGAGGAGCTTGACGGCATCATTGCAACGAACACGACGGTCTCGCGAAAGGGATTGAAGACGGCCCCTGGCATCGTCGAGGCTGCGGGTGCTGGTGGAGTCTCGGGAAAACCGGTCGCCGCGCGGTCGCTGGAACTATTGCGAGTGATCCGAGCCGTTGTGCCCGCCGAGTTCTGTGTGATCTCAGTCGGTGGCGTTGAAACGGCAGAGGATGTCGCTGAGCGTTTGCGCGAGGGAGCAACCCTAGTTCAGGGATACACCGGTTTCATCTACCGCGGTCCGTTGTGGGCACGGACGATCAATCGGCGGCTCGCAACGATTCTTCGCTCCGAGCGGGCGGCTGAGTAA
- a CDS encoding iron-sulfur cluster assembly accessory protein, whose amino-acid sequence MTETAVETAAHGVALTQAATDKVRSLMSQEGRDDLRLRLAVQPGGCSGLIYQLYFDERVLDGDVSVDFGDGVEVVVDKMSVPYLDGASIDFEDTIQKQGFTIDNPNAEGSCACGDSFN is encoded by the coding sequence ATGACTGAAACCGCTGTTGAAACTGCTGCCCACGGAGTTGCACTGACTCAGGCTGCCACGGACAAGGTCCGTAGCCTGATGTCGCAAGAGGGTCGCGATGACCTGCGCTTACGTCTGGCCGTTCAACCGGGCGGATGCTCGGGGCTGATCTATCAGCTTTACTTCGACGAGCGCGTTCTTGACGGCGATGTAAGTGTTGATTTCGGCGATGGCGTAGAAGTTGTTGTCGACAAGATGAGTGTTCCGTACCTTGACGGTGCGAGCATCGATTTTGAAGACACGATCCAGAAGCAGGGTTTCACTATCGACAACCCGAACGCTGAGGGCAGTTGTGCCTGTGGTGACAGTTTCAACTAA